A stretch of the Taeniopygia guttata chromosome 3, bTaeGut7.mat, whole genome shotgun sequence genome encodes the following:
- the H3-3A gene encoding histone H3.3: protein MARTKQTARKSTGGKAPRKQLATKAARKSAPSTGGVKKPHRYRPGTVALREIRRYQKSTELLIRKLPFQRLVREIAQDFKTDLRFQSAAIGALQEASEAYLVGLFEDTNLCAIHAKRVTIMPKDIQLARRIRGERA, encoded by the exons ATGGCCCGTACCAAGCAGACCGCCCGCAAGTCCACCGGTGGCAAGGCGCCCCGCAAGCAGCTCGCCACCAAAGCCGCCCGCAAGAGCGCGCCCTCCACTGGCGGGGTGAAGAAGCCGCACCGCTACAG gCCGGGCACTGTGGCTCTGCGTGAAATCAGGCGCTATCAAAAGTCCACCGAACTTTTGATCCGCAAACTCCCCTTCCAGCGTCTGGTGCGTGAAATTGCTCAGGACTTCAAGACAGATCTGCGCTTCCAGAGCGCGGCCATCGGTGCTTTGCAG GAGGCAAGTGAAGCCTACTTGGTTGGCCTGTTTGAAGACACCAACCTGTGTGCTATCCATGCCAAACGTGTCACAATCATGCCAAAAGATATCCAGCTAGCACGCCGCATACGTGGGGAGCGTGCCTAA